From Styela clava chromosome 6, kaStyClav1.hap1.2, whole genome shotgun sequence, one genomic window encodes:
- the LOC120331897 gene encoding uncharacterized protein LOC120331897 yields the protein MNLVAIACLVVILASSGHGIRCYMCINCDEAKQLNGTQLQNCPDALTACYKVFANGHVIRSCGIGTLEVGCKTEYQIEACVCKKDACNGAGTVKSTALFGFVISLFVAKFINII from the exons ATGAATCTGGTTGCAATCGCATGTTTGGTTGTAATATTGGCCTCTTCAG GCCATGGAATACGGTGTTACATGTGCATCAATTGCGACGAAGCCAAACAGCTAAATGGTACTCAGCTTCAAAACTGCCCGGATGCCCTAACAGCTTGCTACAAAGTGTTTGCAAACG gTCATGTAATCAGATCGTGTGGTATCGGCACTCTCGAGGTTGGCTGTAAAACCGAATATCAGATTGAAGCATGTGTGTGCAAAAAag ATGCATGCAACGGGGCTGGAACTGTCAAATCTACCGCCCTATTTGGATTCGTCATCAGTCTCTTCGTCGCAAAGTTTATTAACATTATATAG
- the LOC120331402 gene encoding arrestin domain-containing protein 3-like isoform X2, producing MMGKLTKFKIHLVDDKDIYHSGEEVVGEVKIKLSEAMQMKGSSDANDTVELSPGSHTFSFNFTLPHALPSSYEDFGCFIRYFIKASIVKPWKFDHNTKKVFTVLDTLDLNTIPTALASPGDSQSKSFCCMCCTSGPIELEFYLDRTGYVPGEFITINANVTNSSDRNLTKTTAELYKDITYRAQGREKKELKFVTKITGDGCPPKESLTWTNKKMQIPALPPTELRHCDIIDVEYLVQFTVHTPAFSISLRGKAPIVIGTVPLRHLPEYRRTESETIAVEFSRTPPPSFSTLPANDLDVTYNNFPPPPSYVAATQGSTNVRDNDDNEFTMGEMSYTPHYTYYDWGQTELTVDDSRL from the exons ATGATGGGGAAACTAACTAAGTTCAAAATCCACTTAGTTGATGATAAGGATATATACCATTCGGGAGAAGAAGTCGTCGGTGAGGTGAAAATCAAATTATCAGAGGCAATGCAAATGAAAG GAAGCTCTGATGCCAATGATACTGTTGAACTTTCACCTGGATCACATACATTCAGCTTTAACTTCACACTTCCTCATGCACTGCCATCATCTTATGAAG ATTTTGGTTGTTTCATAAGATATTTTATCAAAGCATCAATAGTCAAGCCATGGAAATTTGATCACAATACAAAGAAAGTTTTCACTGTTCTGGATACCTTGGACCTCAACACAATTCCAACAGCCCTG GCTTCACCGGGGGATTCTCAGAGTAAAAGCTTTTGTTGCATGTGCTGTACAAGTGGACCAATCGAACTTGAATTCTATTTGGATCGAACGGGATATGTTCCAGGGGAATTTATAACTATAAATGCAAATGTTACAAATTCAAG TGATCGGAATCTTACCAAAACAACAGCGGAACTTTATAAAGACATAACCTATCGTGCACAAGGACGTGAAAAGAAGGAATTAAAGTTTGTTACGAAGATCACCGGAGATGGTTGCCCTCCTAAAGAAAGTCTTACATGGACAAACAAAAAGATGCAAATTCCCGCTCTGCCTCCAACTGAGTTGAGACATTGTGACATCATTGATGTAGAATATTTAGTTCAG TTTACAGTTCACACTCCAGCATTCAGTATAAGTCTACGTGGGAAGGCTCCTATTGTCATAGGAACGGTCCCACTCAGACATCTGCCAGAATATAGAAGAACAGAATCAGAAACGATTGCAGTAGAATTTTCCAGAACACCTCCACCCTCGTTCTCAACATTACCTGCAAATGACTTGGATGTAACTTATAATAATTTTC CCCCCCCACCGTCATATGTGGCCGCTACACAAGGAAGTACAAATGTTCGTGACAATGATGACAATGAATTTACGATGGGTGAGATGTCGTATACTCCACACTACACGTATTATGACTGGGGACAAACTGAGTTAACTGTTGATGACAGCAGGCTTTAA
- the LOC120331402 gene encoding arrestin domain-containing protein 2-like isoform X1, with product MMGKLTKFKIHLVDDKDIYHSGEEVVGEVKIKLSEAMQMKGVRLTFSGKAHVDWEEGSDDSKSSYWATQNLFYKEIYVYGRGSSDANDTVELSPGSHTFSFNFTLPHALPSSYEDFGCFIRYFIKASIVKPWKFDHNTKKVFTVLDTLDLNTIPTALASPGDSQSKSFCCMCCTSGPIELEFYLDRTGYVPGEFITINANVTNSSDRNLTKTTAELYKDITYRAQGREKKELKFVTKITGDGCPPKESLTWTNKKMQIPALPPTELRHCDIIDVEYLVQFTVHTPAFSISLRGKAPIVIGTVPLRHLPEYRRTESETIAVEFSRTPPPSFSTLPANDLDVTYNNFPPPPSYVAATQGSTNVRDNDDNEFTMGEMSYTPHYTYYDWGQTELTVDDSRL from the exons ATGATGGGGAAACTAACTAAGTTCAAAATCCACTTAGTTGATGATAAGGATATATACCATTCGGGAGAAGAAGTCGTCGGTGAGGTGAAAATCAAATTATCAGAGGCAATGCAAATGAAAG GGGTGAGGCTAACTTTCAGCGGAAAAGCCCACGTGGATTGGGAAGAGGGAAGTGATGATAGTAAAAGCTCTTACTGGGCAACTCAAAACCTCttttataaagaaatatatGTTTATGGACGAG GAAGCTCTGATGCCAATGATACTGTTGAACTTTCACCTGGATCACATACATTCAGCTTTAACTTCACACTTCCTCATGCACTGCCATCATCTTATGAAG ATTTTGGTTGTTTCATAAGATATTTTATCAAAGCATCAATAGTCAAGCCATGGAAATTTGATCACAATACAAAGAAAGTTTTCACTGTTCTGGATACCTTGGACCTCAACACAATTCCAACAGCCCTG GCTTCACCGGGGGATTCTCAGAGTAAAAGCTTTTGTTGCATGTGCTGTACAAGTGGACCAATCGAACTTGAATTCTATTTGGATCGAACGGGATATGTTCCAGGGGAATTTATAACTATAAATGCAAATGTTACAAATTCAAG TGATCGGAATCTTACCAAAACAACAGCGGAACTTTATAAAGACATAACCTATCGTGCACAAGGACGTGAAAAGAAGGAATTAAAGTTTGTTACGAAGATCACCGGAGATGGTTGCCCTCCTAAAGAAAGTCTTACATGGACAAACAAAAAGATGCAAATTCCCGCTCTGCCTCCAACTGAGTTGAGACATTGTGACATCATTGATGTAGAATATTTAGTTCAG TTTACAGTTCACACTCCAGCATTCAGTATAAGTCTACGTGGGAAGGCTCCTATTGTCATAGGAACGGTCCCACTCAGACATCTGCCAGAATATAGAAGAACAGAATCAGAAACGATTGCAGTAGAATTTTCCAGAACACCTCCACCCTCGTTCTCAACATTACCTGCAAATGACTTGGATGTAACTTATAATAATTTTC CCCCCCCACCGTCATATGTGGCCGCTACACAAGGAAGTACAAATGTTCGTGACAATGATGACAATGAATTTACGATGGGTGAGATGTCGTATACTCCACACTACACGTATTATGACTGGGGACAAACTGAGTTAACTGTTGATGACAGCAGGCTTTAA
- the LOC144424240 gene encoding uncharacterized protein LOC144424240 — protein sequence MTTFGKIEEYGNGQDWFEYVERLGHFFEANEIESADKKKAILLSVCGAQTYSLIRNLCAPEKPGEKTYVQLKELVKKHLNPKPLVIAERVKFHERIQHDGEKVNEFLAQLRKLSEHCQFGEFLNDSLRDRFVSGLMSTRMKRKLLTEVDLTLQNAVKIATGMELAEKQANEISCKFGKLPVDESKPKVHKVQNNQRFATRSEIRKFKECFRCGKSNHPAESCFYRNAKCHKCKRIGHISRKCSMQRNFYRGSNPLKSKKSSNCDYMQPTNDDNLSSDCSQNEMCPVFTTKSSSYGPIVVPLRIEKCDCKFELDTGSGVSLISESMYEKNFKHLPLLKSNVVLTTYTGENITVLGKVNATVEYESQCVNLPLQIVRGNGPLLLGRNWLSQLQLNWHRICHIGSKLTLENILKKYPVFDNSLGTIKGITAKLRVKESAIPKFYKPRPVPFALRDKISDELKRLVNMGVLKKVESSDWASPIVPVLKGLNC from the coding sequence ATGACTACTTTTGGAAAAATAGAAGAGTATGGTAATGGCCAAGATTGGTTTGAATATGTTGAACGCTTAGGACATTTTTTTGAAGCAAACGAGATTGAAAGTGCTGATAAAAAGAAAGCCATATTATTAAGCGTTTGCGGGGCTCAAACATACAGTTTGATCAGAAACTTATGTGCTCCTGAAAAGCCTGGTGAAAAAACTTATGTCCAGCTGAAAGAACTTGTGAAAAAGCATCTCAACCCCAAACCATTGGTGATAGCAGAAAGAGTCAAATTTCATGAAAGAATCCAACATGATGGAGAAAAGGTGAATGAGTTCCTGGCACAGCTCAGGAAATTATCTGAACATTGTCAATTCGGTGAGTTCTTAAATGATTCACTAAGAGATAGATTTGTGAGTGGACTAATGTCAACTCGAATGAAACGTAAATTATTAACTGAAGTTGACCTAACTCTGCAGAATGCTGTGAAAATTGCTACTGGTATGGAATTGGCAGAAAAACAAGCCAATGAAATAAGTTGCAAATTTGGAAAATTGCCAGTAGATGAAAGTAAACCAAAAGTTCATAAAGTTCAAAATAATCAAAGATTTGCAACGCGTTCTGAAATTCGAAAATTCAAAGAATGTTTTCGATGTGGGAAAAGTAACCATCCTGCTGAAAGCTGTTTCTACAGAAATGCAAAGTGCCATAAATGTAAACGAATTGGGCATATAAGTCGAAAATGCTCAATGCAACGTAACTTCTATCGAGGTTCCAATCCTCTGAAAAGTAAAAAGTCTTCGAATTGTGACTACATGCAACCTACGAATGATGATAACCTATCTTCGGACTGTTCTCAAAATGAAATGTGTCCTGTATTTACTACTAAGTCTAGTTCTTATGGTCCAATAGTAGTTCCACTGAGAATCGAAAAATGTGATTGTAAATTTGAATTAGATACTGGTAGTGGGGTGTCACTCATTTCTGAAAGCATGTatgaaaagaattttaaacATTTGCCCTTGCTGAAATCTAATGTTGTATTGACAACTTATACTGGTGAAAATATTACTGTCTTAGGTAAAGTGAATGCTACTGTTGAATATGAGTCGCAGTGTGTAAATTTACCTTTGCAAATTGTTCGTGGCAATGGTCCATTACTATTGGGTAGAAATTGGTTATCCCAATTGCAATTGAATTGGCATCGTATTTGTCATATTGGTTCCAAGCTCACGCttgagaatattttgaaaaagtacCCTGTTTTTGATAATTCCCTTGGTACTATAAAAGGTATAACTGCTAAACTAAGGGTGAAAGAGAGTGCCATTCCGAAATTCTACAAGCCACGTCCTGTTCCTTTTGCTCTTCGTGATAAAATTTCGGATGAGCTGAAAAGACTAGTAAATATGGGGGTCCTGAAAAAAGTTGAAAGTTCTGATTGGGCTTCACCCATTGTTCCAGTATTGAAAGGCCTGAATTGTTGA